The following DNA comes from Capsicum annuum cultivar UCD-10X-F1 chromosome 7, UCD10Xv1.1, whole genome shotgun sequence.
atctcacccccgagagaggagaatcaggtcaagCGTAGTTCTGACAGcttgttttgcttgattctgatttctttttctttttgaatttttttttctggctctatttttcttgacactcttttcttttggacatatcttttttttttttgaaatttttttgaaactattcttttgctcaacacttttgttttagggtttgctaactctatcttgactccaaaagagggatacaaaagaaatagaactaaagctcaaatagggtaaacaaaggatgacacaatgtttggataacagaatgaaatgccttcgtcatatcaatccttgaaaatgcaagtacacatcatgcaatatgaagtgaAAGAAGAAAATTACTTGCGACATTTTAATAACAcaaactttaactgagcatgtgtgttatttctttcttctacacttgtcaaacatataactccacctttgttgtacatctcTCACAtggaatgactcatgctttcgtggagttgattttctttctgtttctCTTGATATGGGGATCATGCGTctactgtttgacctaattaGGACTTGCCTTTCAATTGATGATCaatttattcttgtgattctcaaaataattgccttaattttcaaagaagacttcaacttatCACCAAATGTCTCTGATTCAATGCTTCATGATTAAGCTGGATTTTAAGAGCTAGCTGATAATtccactagcatgtcatatcactagaatcaacataacatgtactatgtaaaataaacaaacaaacaacacatatttaaaacacaaagaaaaaaaggacactccatttaattaaaatgaaagatagaagggtttgaacataacaattaagggacaaaacaagataaatcccgaactacaaccctataATAGTTCGGAtgacagaaaataaaacaaaacaaactacccgacctcttcctagtagggagaagGGTAAcatctcaattgctcagcctgacaacttagccactacTTTGCATATCTGCATGACTAGAGTTTCCCTTACTATCAATATTTTGCACCATAACTGATccatcttgaattattttttcaatttctcttttcaaatatctacaatcttcaatactataaCCTTGAGCGTCAGAATGATACGTACATCATgtattaggattaaaatttcttgaacgtCGATCAAGGGTGTgcctaaggagaggagtgatcatgacCTCCTGTAcaaatctctgaaataaactggcatatgaatCTCCAATTGGcgtgaagctatctctcgacttctgccgcatttcattgtttggcttggacaGAAAATctggcctagaagggctttggtacaTTTGTGGTGTTAGAGAATGACTCTGGGGCATTGGGgtatgccattgtgggtaagatgggggttggacatatggttgtgcattatacactggatatggatgtggaggaacaaagtataatggattttgggagtgattatgtggagctttGGCATAAACTTGAGTTTGAGTCTGAGAGCGACgacgacgtggtcttcttgacctttctcgctgtccaactacaatagtagaagcatcttcctcattctttttctccccaaTATTTCCTGAACCCTTTtaaattgcttgagtagtcgctttcaatattgcaaaactcacaatgcggccagtcttaattccctcttctatcatctcccccattttaagaaCCTCAATGAACAGCTtgcctaatgtaggtaacaagtgttgataatatgtttcatcctgcgcttgaataaatagctccactatcttactttctttcattggcggtttcaccctagcagcttgttcacgccatctaatcgcatatTCTCTGAAACTTTcgatattcttcttcttcttcttcttcttcttcttcatattagtcagggatttctcatcaggaatcaactccacattgtattgaaatagttgcacaaattcattagctaggtcatcccaactaatccacttatcgatgtcttggtcaacaaaccattccgaagctaggcctgaaagactctccccgaaataagccatgagtagttcttccttccctccagcgccctttaattggttacaatagcaCCTTAAATGTGCCACTAGGTCCCCATGTctgtcatatttctcaaactttggcattttaaatccaggaggaaggttaacacctagaaacatgcataagtctTTATATGAGACCCTTTTGTAatccccaagtccttgcaagttcttcatagccagtttcaaacttctcaattttctggtcatttcctcttgttcttctgtcataatagGCTTCttagtgttaggaggaaattcaggcgggtAAGTGTCACTGTAAAGATCAGTCAACTTAAATGTAGGCTCAAAAGTGTAACGCAGATCACCAGTAATATTCAATGCAGACTTTCTTGTAGAGTAGGGAgacacaacttgtggatgaacatcaaaagtaggagcttcaggtgggggtggCACCGCAAAAGCGTGAACAACAGGTAGATCtaagtatgtggtagtcttggattggggagtgaggaaataaacattggaagtggttggatattgttgcctcGGAGTCATCCTGATGCAtattgtggcatatcaacaaaaatgagagattgtgcatgtgacatgggaggcaagctagaaagatatttcaGATTATCAGCGAAAAATGGAGGCGGCGGCAACCCATTaccccaagctcgatgcatttctatcatttgctaccTTAAatttcgaatctcttcattagctcctaaattctcatttcccgAACTCCCTATTTGATTAGTAACCACAATCCcagtatccttgttggccataactttctcttcggCTAGGTGCAATATGAAGGatcagccaaaatgccacaaatcaaccaccttaaactaactggacaagagatagaaaatgagttagagttcaacactttcgtaaaactttttttttttttaaaaaaaatcaccgaacccaaggagggcgcctacgtatctcactcccgaaaaaGGAGAATCAGGTTTGCGTAGTTCGTaaagttttgccaaaatggccacttaaactctcttttttttcttgaaattttaagaagaaaagataaatgacaaattgtcaaaagaatagacgaaaatcttttgaatttttca
Coding sequences within:
- the LOC124885556 gene encoding uncharacterized protein LOC124885556; this translates as MTPRQQYPTTSNVYFLTPQSKTTTYLDLPVVHAFAVPPPPEAPTFDVHPQVVSPYSTRKSALNITGDLRYTFEPTFKLTDLYSDTYPPEFPPNTKKPIMTEEQEEMTRKLRSLKLAMKNLQGLGDYKRVSYKDLCMFLGVNLPPGFKMPKFEKYDRHGDLVAHLRCYCNQLKGAGGKEELLMAYFGESLSGLASEWFVDQDIDKWISWDDLANEFVQLFQYNVELIPDEKSLTNMKKKKKKKKKNIESFREYAIRWREQAARVKPPMKESKIVELFIQAQDETYYQHLLPTLGKLFIEVLKMGEMIEEGIKTGRIVSFAILKATTQAI